The following are from one region of the Streptomyces fradiae genome:
- a CDS encoding agmatine/peptidylarginine deiminase produces MNYRMPAEWTPHERTWMAWPSPNPTFTNDEELAEAREAWASVARAVHRFEPVTMVVAPGDADSARALLGDGVELVERELDDAWMRDIGPTFVKDEDGRLAAVDWVFNGWGGQDWARWEHDSKIARHVADVAGVPVLPSPLVNEGGAIHVDGEGTVLLTDTVQLGAGRNPEWNRQQVEAEIHARLGTTKAIWLPHGLAGDYGLYGTQGHVDIVAAFARPGTVLVHSQQNPQHPDYERSRLYVNLLRGQTDAQGRPLEVIEVPAPTVLKDEEGDWVDYSYINHYLCNGGVVLCAFDDPHDELAAEIFRRLFPDREVTLVDARPIFAGGGGIHCITQQQPAV; encoded by the coding sequence ATGAACTACCGCATGCCCGCCGAGTGGACCCCCCACGAGCGCACCTGGATGGCCTGGCCCAGCCCCAACCCCACCTTCACCAACGACGAGGAGCTGGCCGAGGCCCGCGAGGCCTGGGCCTCCGTCGCCCGCGCCGTCCACCGCTTCGAGCCGGTCACCATGGTCGTCGCGCCCGGCGACGCCGACTCGGCCCGGGCCCTCCTCGGTGACGGCGTCGAGCTGGTCGAGCGGGAGCTCGACGACGCCTGGATGCGCGACATCGGCCCCACCTTCGTCAAGGACGAGGACGGCCGGCTCGCCGCCGTGGACTGGGTCTTCAACGGCTGGGGCGGGCAGGACTGGGCCCGCTGGGAGCACGACTCCAAGATCGCCCGCCATGTCGCGGACGTGGCGGGGGTCCCCGTACTGCCGTCCCCCCTCGTGAACGAGGGCGGCGCCATCCACGTCGACGGCGAGGGCACCGTCCTGCTCACCGACACCGTCCAGCTCGGCGCGGGCCGCAACCCCGAGTGGAACCGCCAGCAGGTCGAGGCCGAGATCCACGCCAGGCTCGGCACCACCAAGGCGATCTGGCTCCCGCACGGTCTGGCCGGCGACTACGGCCTCTACGGCACCCAGGGCCACGTCGACATCGTCGCCGCCTTCGCCCGCCCCGGCACCGTCCTGGTCCACAGCCAGCAGAACCCCCAGCACCCCGACTACGAGCGCTCCCGCCTCTACGTCAACCTGCTGCGCGGCCAGACCGACGCCCAGGGCCGCCCCCTGGAGGTCATCGAGGTCCCGGCCCCCACCGTCCTCAAGGACGAGGAGGGCGACTGGGTCGACTACTCCTACATCAACCACTACCTCTGCAACGGCGGCGTCGTCCTCTGCGCCTTCGACGACCCGCACGACGAACTCGCGGCCGAGATCTTCCGCCGCCTCTTCCCGGACCGCGAGGTCACCCTGGTCGACGCCCGCCCGATCTTCGCGGGCGGCGGCGGCATCCACTGCATCACCCAGCAGCAGCCGGCGGTCTGA
- a CDS encoding urease subunit alpha gives MDPYEYASVHGPRAGDRVVLGDSGLVVRVESDSQKPGDEFLAGFGKTARDGLHLKAAAVRDTCDVVISNVLVIDPVQGVRKTSIGIREGRIHAIGRAGNPDTLDGVDVVVGTGTSIVSGEGLIATAGAVDTHVHLLSPRIMEASLASGVTTVIGQEFGPVWGVGVNSPWALRHAFNAFDAWPVNIGFLARGSSSDPAPLVEALAEGGASGFKVHEDMGAHTRALDTALRVAEEHDVQVALHSDGLNECLSVEDTLKVLDGRTIHAFHIEGCGGGHVPNVLKMAGVPNVIGSSTNPTLPFGRDAVAEHYGMIVSVHDLKTDLPGDAAMARDRIRAGTMGAEDVLHDLGAIGITSSDAQGMGRAGETVRRTFAMAGKMKAELGPLEGDGAHDDNARVLRYLAKLTLNPAIAHGLAHEIGSIETGKLADIVLWRPEFFGAKPQLVLKSGFPAYGVTGDPNAATDTCEPLVLGPQFGAHGATAADISVAFVAQAAVDLGADRMPTRRRRVPVRGTRGIGPADLRLNSRIGDVQVDGRTGLVSLDGTPIRSEAAESVSLNRLYFL, from the coding sequence ATGGACCCCTACGAGTACGCCTCCGTGCACGGCCCCCGGGCCGGCGACCGGGTCGTCCTGGGCGACTCCGGCCTCGTCGTACGCGTCGAGTCCGACTCCCAGAAGCCCGGCGACGAGTTCCTCGCCGGCTTCGGCAAGACCGCCCGCGACGGGCTGCACCTGAAGGCCGCCGCCGTCCGCGACACCTGCGACGTCGTGATCAGCAACGTGCTGGTGATCGACCCCGTGCAGGGCGTCCGCAAGACCTCGATCGGCATCCGCGAGGGCCGCATCCACGCCATCGGGCGGGCCGGCAACCCGGACACCCTCGACGGCGTCGACGTGGTCGTCGGCACCGGCACCTCGATCGTCTCCGGCGAGGGCCTGATCGCCACCGCCGGCGCCGTCGACACCCATGTCCACCTGCTCTCGCCCCGGATCATGGAGGCCTCGCTCGCCAGCGGTGTCACCACGGTCATCGGCCAGGAGTTCGGCCCGGTCTGGGGCGTCGGCGTCAACTCGCCGTGGGCGCTGCGGCACGCCTTCAACGCCTTCGACGCCTGGCCGGTCAACATCGGCTTCCTCGCCCGCGGCTCCTCCTCCGACCCGGCGCCGCTCGTCGAGGCGCTGGCCGAGGGCGGCGCCTCCGGCTTCAAGGTCCACGAGGACATGGGCGCCCACACCCGGGCCCTGGACACCGCACTGCGGGTCGCCGAGGAGCACGACGTCCAGGTCGCCCTGCACAGCGACGGCCTCAACGAGTGCCTGTCGGTCGAGGACACCCTGAAGGTCCTCGACGGGCGCACCATCCACGCCTTCCACATCGAGGGCTGCGGCGGCGGGCACGTCCCCAACGTGCTGAAGATGGCGGGCGTGCCGAACGTCATCGGCTCCTCCACCAACCCCACGCTGCCCTTCGGACGCGACGCCGTCGCCGAGCACTACGGCATGATCGTGTCCGTCCACGACCTGAAGACCGACCTGCCCGGCGACGCCGCGATGGCGCGCGACCGGATCCGGGCCGGGACGATGGGCGCCGAGGACGTCCTGCACGACCTCGGTGCGATCGGCATCACGTCCTCGGACGCGCAGGGCATGGGAAGGGCCGGCGAGACCGTACGCCGGACCTTCGCCATGGCCGGCAAGATGAAGGCCGAGCTCGGGCCCCTTGAGGGCGACGGCGCGCACGACGACAACGCGCGCGTGCTGCGCTACCTGGCCAAGCTCACCCTCAACCCGGCCATCGCGCACGGCCTCGCGCACGAGATCGGCTCGATCGAGACCGGCAAGCTCGCCGACATCGTGCTGTGGCGGCCCGAGTTCTTCGGCGCCAAGCCGCAGCTGGTGCTGAAATCCGGCTTCCCCGCGTACGGGGTCACCGGCGACCCGAACGCCGCCACCGACACCTGCGAACCGCTCGTGCTCGGCCCGCAGTTCGGCGCCCACGGGGCGACCGCCGCCGACATCTCCGTGGCCTTCGTCGCGCAGGCCGCCGTCGACCTCGGCGCCGACCGGATGCCCACCCGCCGCCGGCGCGTCCCGGTGCGCGGCACCCGCGGCATCGGCCCCGCCGACCTGCGGCTCAACTCCCGCATCGGCGACGTCCAGGTCGACGGCCGCACCGGCCTCGTCTCGCTCGACGGCACGCCGATCCGCTCGGAGGCGGCCGAGTCCGTCTCGCTCAACCGCCTCTACTTCCTCTGA
- the ureA gene encoding urease subunit gamma codes for MRLTPTERDRLLLFGAAELARARRARGLRLNVPEATALIADTVCEAARDGRRLAEAIAAARSVLGPDDVLPGVADVVTEVHVEAVFDDGSRLAVVSDPIGGGTLGDGAPGALLPGPAYEETAPAVALVVRNTAAVPVSVTSHFHFFEANPRLEFDRAAAYGMRLAIPAGASFRFDPGGAAEVGLVPIGGARVAIGFAGLVDGPLDAPGARDEALRRAAACGYLGAEAPKEGE; via the coding sequence GTGCGACTGACCCCCACGGAACGCGACCGGCTGCTGCTCTTCGGCGCGGCCGAGCTGGCCCGCGCGCGCCGGGCCCGCGGCCTGCGGCTCAATGTCCCCGAGGCGACCGCGCTGATCGCGGACACCGTCTGCGAGGCGGCCCGCGACGGCCGGCGGCTCGCCGAGGCGATCGCGGCGGCCCGCTCGGTGCTCGGCCCCGACGACGTGCTGCCCGGCGTCGCCGACGTGGTCACCGAGGTGCACGTCGAGGCCGTCTTCGACGATGGCTCCCGGCTCGCGGTGGTCTCCGACCCCATCGGCGGGGGCACGCTGGGGGACGGCGCGCCCGGCGCGCTGCTCCCGGGGCCCGCGTACGAGGAGACCGCCCCGGCCGTCGCCCTCGTCGTCCGCAACACCGCCGCGGTCCCGGTCAGCGTCACCTCCCACTTCCACTTCTTCGAGGCCAATCCGCGCCTCGAGTTCGACCGCGCGGCGGCGTACGGCATGCGCCTGGCCATCCCGGCCGGAGCCTCCTTCCGCTTCGACCCCGGCGGCGCGGCCGAGGTCGGCCTGGTCCCGATCGGCGGCGCCCGCGTCGCGATCGGCTTCGCCGGCCTGGTCGACGGCCCGCTGGACGCCCCCGGGGCGCGGGACGAGGCCCTGCGCAGGGCCGCGGCCTGCGGATATCTCGGCGCCGAAGCCCCGAAGGAGGGCGAGTGA